Proteins from a genomic interval of Oreochromis aureus strain Israel breed Guangdong linkage group 6, ZZ_aureus, whole genome shotgun sequence:
- the tlr3 gene encoding toll-like receptor 3 → MMCAHHARLLSWILVTCCVLTGPYHCDASEKKTSCYVEDGRADCSRLRLSAIPSDLPRNITSLDVSHNILRGITPPSLSPYPGLLHLDAGYNSITKVDAGLCQTLPLLQTLNLEHNQVHLLKTGDMSHCTRLTSLNLASNRLKLQGEPFSSLQNLTFLDVSKNKLQSPKLGSQPQLPSLVNFSLAFNEFTTLKKDDFSFLDHSSSLQVLNLSSVPLKTLEPGCFQAISGLRTLIMDGGNLGTLMVSKLCSELSGTAIDALSLRKMSLVMVTNKTFMGLQKTNLTFLDLSSNAMGQIEEGSFQWLSNLQTLNLSHNNIKHLTNRTFQGLSRLKKLALTEALVKGRTSSPVIDDFAFQPLGMLESLMLQRTAIREIGEHTFAGLKSLKKLDISWINCPSLRNITNKTLASLADSPVRWLNLINTNIAQINPGSFSALRNLTVLLLDYNHIKQTLTGREFEGLDQVQEIHMSNNFQSIDLSSSSFVNVPNLRVLTLGRSLKALALNLDHSPFKPLTNLSVLDLSNNNVANIKDNLLEGLANLKVLKLQHNNLARLWKSANLGGPVLFLKDAQRLESLQMDYNGLDEIPLKALKGLTHLRELSLSNNLINSLKDSVFDDLKSLQVLRFEKNSITSVRPEVFRTPMSNLTQLIMGRNPFDCTCESILWFVTWLNTTNTTSVPNVRDEYVCNTPRAYFNHSIMDFDPLSCKDMTPFQTLYIVSSTAVIMLIVTALTVRFHGWRIHFYWNIMINRTLGFSDAKVDEGREYEYDAYVIRAEEDSSWVERRLVPLENEKCQFCLEDRDSVAGMSQVESIVTNMKKSRKIMFVVTESLLKDPWCRRFKVYHALQQVIEESRDSVILVFLQDVHDHKLFHSLFLRRGMLRPRCILDWPVHKERIAAFHQKLLIALGLTNRLKD, encoded by the exons ATGATGTGCGCCCATCATGCCCGTCTCCTGTCATGGATCCTCGTCACGTGTTGTGTTTTGACGGGACCGTACCATTGCGATGCCTCTGAGAAGAAGACCTCCTGCTATGTGGAAGACGGCCGAGCTGACTGCAGTCGCCTCCGCCTCAGTGCGATCCCTTCAGACCTTCCCAGGAACATCACCAGCCTGGATGTGTCCCACAACATACTGAGAGGGATTACCCCGCCGTCACTAAGCCCGTACCCTGGCCTCCTGCACCTCGACGCCGGTTACAACAGCATCACCAAGGTGGACGCGGGTTTGTGCCAAacactgcctctgctgcagaCGTTGAACCTGGAACACAATCAGGTGCATTTGCTGAAGACTGGAGATATGAGCCACTGCACCAGACTGACATCGTTGAACTTGGCTAGTAATAGACTAAAGCTGCAGGGAGAACCCTTCTCGTCACTGCAG AACCTAACCTTTCTAGATGTTtccaaaaacaaactgcagtcaCCCAAGCTCGGCTCTCAgcctcagctgcccagcctggtGAACTTCAGCCTGGCATTCAATGAGTTCACCACTCTGAAGAAAGATGACTTTTCATTTCTTGACCATTCATCCTCTCTGCAAGTCCTCAACCTGTCATCTGTGCCTTTAAAAACA TTGGAGCCCGGCTGCTTTCAGGCCATTTCAGGCCTGCGCACTTTAATCATGGATGGAGGCAACTTGGGAACTCTGATGGTTTCCAAACTGTGCTCAGAGTTGTCTGGAACAGCCATTGATGCTCTCTCTCTTCGAAAAATGAGTCTGGTCATGGtcacaaacaaaacctttatgGGACTGCAGAAGACAAATCTAACCTTCTTGGATCTGTCCAGTAATGCCATGGGTCAAATTGAAGAAGGCTCATTTCAGTGGCTATCTAATCTTCAGACTCTAAATTTGTCGCACAATAACATCAAGCACCTGACCAACAGGACATTTCAGGGGCTCAGTAGATTGAAAAAACTGGCACTTACAGAAGCACTGGTGAAAGGTCGTACCTCTTCCCCAGTTATCGATGATTTTGCTTTCCAGCCATTAGGCATGCTAGAGAGTCTGATGTTACAGAGGACTGCAATCAGGGAAATCGGAGAGCACACCTTTGCAGGCTTGAAAAGTCTTAAAAAACTTGACATAAGCTGGATTAACTGTCCGTCACTCCGAAACATCACCAACAAGACCTTAGCGTCTCTTGCAGATTCACCAGTCAGATGGCTAAATctcataaatacaaatatagcGCAGATCAATCCCGGAAGCTTCTCTGCTTTGAGAAACCTCACCGTTCTTCTTTTAGATTACAACCATATCAAGCAAACTTTGACAGGCAGAGAATTTGAAGGCCTAGATCAGGTTCAGGAGATTCACATGAGCAATAACTTCCAGTCAATTGACCTAAGCTCCAGTTCCTTTGTTAATGTGCCCAACCTTAGAGTCCTGACTTTGGGGAGAAGTCTTAAAGCTTTAGCCCTAAACCTAGATCACTCTCCATTCAAACCCCTGACCAACCTCTCTGTCTTGGATCTCAGCAACAACAATGTTGCTAACATCAAAGACAATCTGCTAGAGGGGCTTGCAAACCTAAAGGTGTTGAAACTCCAGCACAACAACTTGGCCCGACTGTGGAAGAGTGCCAACCTTGGTGGGCCGGTGTTGTTTCTCAAAGATGCGCAGAGGTTGGAATCCTTACAGATGGATTATAATGGACTGGATGAGATCCCACTGAAGGCTTTGAAAGGTTTGACTCACCTCAGGGAGCTAAGCCTTAGCAACAATCTCATAAACAGTCTCAAGGACTCTGTTTTCGATGACCTGAAGTCACTGCAGGTATTACGTTTTGAGAAGAACTCGATCACAAGCGTGAGACCTGAAGTGTTTCGTACTCCCATGAGCAACCTCACCCAGCTTATCATGGGCAGAAATCCATTCGACTGCACGTGCGAGAGCATCCTGTGGTTCGTGACGTGGTTGAATACCACAAATACGACGAGTGTGCCAAATGTCAGGGACGAGTATGTGTGCAACACTCCACGAGCTTACTTTAACCACTCCATCATGGATTTCGACCCCCTTTCTTGCAAAGACATGACCCCATTTCAGACTCTTTACATAGTGAGCAGCACAGCCGTCATCATGCTAATTGTAACCGCACTCACGGTGCGGTTTCATGGCTGGAGGATCCACTTTTACTGGAACATAATGATCAATCGCACATTAGGATTCAGTGATGCCAAAGTTGACGAAGGCAGAGAATATGAGTACGACGCTTATGTCATACGTGCGGAGGAAGACTCCAGTTGGGTGGAGAGGAGGTTGGTCCCTTTAGAGAATGAAAAGTGCCAGTTTTGTTTAGAGGATCGAGATTCAGTCGCTGGCATGTCACAGGTGGAATCCATTGtgacaaatatgaaaaagtCCAGAAAAATCATGTTTGTCGTCACCGAAAGTCTCCTCAAAGATCCCTGGTGTAGACG ATTTAAAGTCTATCATGCGCTTCAGCAAGTCATCGAAGAAAGCAGGGACTCAGTCATCCTGGTCTTTCTTCAGGATGTGCACGACCACAAGTTGTTTCACTCACTCTTCCTCCGCAGAGGAATGTTACGTCCACGTTGCATTCTGGACTGGCCTGTCCATAAGGAAAGGATAGCAGCATTTCACCAGAAGCTTCTCATTGCGCTCGGCTTGACTAATCGGCTGAAGGACTGA
- the LOC116312391 gene encoding cytochrome P450 4V2: MAVLIGSYSTTLLGVSIFVAFLTYLTYKLLSDYLHKWFEMKPIPELGTTYPFIGNALQFKNNAGDFFRQIQDFTWEFRDKPLFKLWVGPVPFVVLYHAETVEPVLANSIHMEKAFAYKFLHPWLGTGLLTSTGTKWRQRRKMLTPTFHFSILEDFLEVMNEQAEILVEKLERHAGKGPFNCFSLITLCALDIICETAMGKKIYAQSNSDSEYVRSVYRMSDIVSRRQRSPWLWPDFIYTYFSEGRDHDKTLKVLHSFTYKVIHERAENMSCNESDSENDQGKRKRRAFLDMLLSTTYEDGSKMSHEDIQEEVDTFMFRGHDTTAAAMNWALHLLGSHPEVHKKVQQELQEVFGTSSRPTSTDDLKKLKYLECVIKEALRLFPSVPFFARSLGEDCYINGFKVPKGANAIIITYSLHRDPRYFPEPEEFRPERFLPENSVGRPAYAYVPFSAGLRNCIGQRFALMEEKVVLAAILRNFTVEACQKREDLRPVGELILRPEKGIVIKLEKKTPQTSSN; this comes from the exons ATGGCAGTTTTAATTGGCAGTTACAGCACAACTTTACTCGGAGTTAGCATCTTTGTTGCTTTTCTGACCTACTTAACCTACAAGCTGCTGAGCGATTACCTGCACAAATGGTTTGAGATGAAGCCGATCCCTGAGCTGGGAACCACTTACCCCTTCATTGGGAATGCTCTGCAGTTCAAAAACAATGCGGGCG ACTTCTTTCGTCAGATTCAGGATTTTACCTGGGAGTTCCGAGATAAACCGCTGTTTAAACTCTGGGTCGGGCCGGTCCCCTTTGTGGTTCTGTATCATGCTGAGACGGTTGAG CCGGTTCTGGCTAACAGCATTCACATGGAGAAAGCTTTTGCATACAAGTTTCTGCATCCTTGGCTGGGAACTGGTCTGCTTACTAG CACTGGGACCAAGTGGCGTCAGCGGAGGAAGATGCTGACGCCCACCTTTCACTTCTCCATCCTGGAGGACTTCTTGGAAGTGATGAACGAGCAGGCCGAGATTCTGGTGGAGAAGTTGGAACGGCATGCAGGGAAGGGTCCATTCAACTGCTTCAGTCTCATCACCCTCTGTGCTCTCGACATTATCTGCG AAACTGCAATGGGAAAGAAAATTTATGCACAGAGTAACTCTGACTCGGAGTATGTTAGGAGCGTGTACAG AATGAGCGACATTGTCAGTCGCAGACAGCGGTCACCTTGGTTATGGCCTGACTTCATTTACACTTACTTTAGTGAAGGCCGCGACCACGACAAAACACTCAAGGTCCTCCATTCCTTTACATACAAA GTGATCCATGAAAGAGCTGAGAACATGTCCTGCAACGAGTCAGACAGCGAAAACGACCAAGGCAAGAGGAAACGACGGGCATTTCTGGACATGCTCCTGAGCACCACCTATGAAGACGGCAGCAAGATGAGCCATGAGGACATTCAGGAGGAAGTGGACACTTTTATGTTTCGG GGCCATGATACTACAGCCGCCGCTATGAATTGGGCTCTCCACCTGCTGGGCTCGCACCCTGAGGTGCACAAGAAAGTTCAACAAGAGCTACAGGAGGTGTTCG GTACATCTTCCCGGCCCACCAGCACCGACGACCTGAAGAAGCTCAAGTACCTGGAGTGTGTGATCAAGGAGGCTCTGAGGCTGTTTCCCTCTGTGCCTTTCTTTGCTCGTAGCCTCGGTGAAGACTGCTATATCA ATGGTTTCAAGGTTCCTAAAGGTGCAAACGCAATCATAATCACCTACTCTCTTCACCGTGATCCACGGTACTTCCCCGAGCCCGAAGAGTTCAGGCCTGAGCGTTTTCTGCCGGAGAATTCGGTGGGTAGGCCCGCCTATGCATACGTCCCCTTCTCAGCTGGACTCCGCAACTGTATAG GCCAGCGTTTCGCACTCATGGAAGAAAAGGTGGTGTTGGCGGCTATTTTGCGGAACTTCACAGTCGAAGCCTGTCAGAAACGCGAAGACCTCCGCCCGGTTGGAGAGCTCATCCTACGACCAGAGAAAGGCATCGTGATCAAATTAGAAAAGAAGACGCCTCAAACGTCATCAAACTAA